The bacterium nucleotide sequence GGAAATCGGGCTCAACAACCTTACCGAAAATGAAATCTATGCCTTTCGCCGGCAACTGCTGATGGCCGAGGAGCGAAAACTTCCGGTGGTCATTCATTTGCCCCACTTTCGAAAACCTGAAGGGGCCCGGATTATTGTCGATATAATCCGGGCCGAAGGTGTTGATCAAAAGCGTATTGAGATTGACCACAATACCGAAGAAACCATGCCCATCACCCGGAAGACCGAATGCTTTACCGGCTTGACCGTATATCCGTATTCCAAGCTGAATCCTGAACGGGTATCCGGAATCGTCAGGGAGTATGGAGCCGAGCGGATGATAATCGACGGCAGCGCAGACTGGGGTGTCTCAGATCCTTTGGCTCTGCCAAAAACGATAGAATATCTGCGCCGGGATGGCCATGCCGAGGAATCTCTCCGGCTTCTGTTCCATGACAATGCAGACCAGTTCTATGGACAGACCCCGCGATGGAAGCCTGATTACCATATTGAACCAGTACCCGTTTCAGAATACCAGCGGCAGCCCTGACCCTGTGACTCAAGAGACCAGAACAATGAGGATGAATCTCACGTTTTCCTCATGTATCTTGAGTGTCTCTGTGATTGCCTTTATTTTTTCTCCATGCGAATGAGCAGCAACAATGGAATACTGCAGGATAAACCCGCAAACCGAAGAGAGGTTTTTCACGGCTTTTTGGAGCTGATACGTCTGCCTAATCTGCTTACCGTGCCTGGAGACATCCTGGCAGGATTTACCCTGGCCGGTGTTTCTCCCGGCAATCTCCCGTGCATTGTGCCTGTCCTCCTGATCTCTCTCTTTCTGTATACCTGCGGGTTGATTCTCAATGACTATGTTGATCGGGAAACCGACCGGGCAGAGCGTCCCGGTCGGCCAATACCGTCAGGGAGAGTCCAGCCGGGGACGGCACTGACCATTGCTCTGGTCCTGCTTGTTCTGGCCATCTTCCTGAGCTTGATCACTGGCCGGGAGAATGTGCCGCTGATTGGTTGTGCAGCCTCCTCTTTCCATCCCGGATTCTCTCTTATCGGGATTACCGGAGGGCTGGCTGCCCTTATCCTCCTGTACAACTGCTGTGTGCGCACTATCCCCCTTGCAGGTTTTGGGGTCATGGGACTGTGCCGGGGAGCAAACCTCCTTCTGGGTGCCAGCATTGGGGCCAGGCCCTTTACGGCTGCCGTATTCATCGGTGCCGGTCTTGAGGCTTCCTATATTGCAGCGGTATCTGCAATTGCACATCAGGAAACCAGGGGAGGAACCGTTCACGGAGCAAGGCGCTTTTTGCCCCTGGCTCCTGTTATCGCTCTGGCAAGCCTGGGGATGTTTTCCCGGTTTTCCTTTCTCAAGATGGGAGTAATCCTCTTTACCGCTGGCTGGACATGGCATACCCTGTGGTTCGGAAGCTGGAATGGACGCTCTATTCCGACAAAGGTTGGCCAGTTGATTCGCAATATCATTCTGATCCAGAGCGGACTTCTCGTGCTTACGATGGACAGGAGCCCGGAACAGAGCCATTTTATTCTCATTGCCCTGCCCTTCCTGATGCTTTTCTTTATCTTTTCCCTGTGGGCAGGTCAGCGGTTTTACGGGAGTTAATATCATGCCGGAAAAGATACTGCTTGTACAGGTTGCAGCCTGTGGGTATAACTTCCTCATGCACAATACCGGAGGGAGAGAACTCTATCACCATCTTGCCGTCAAGCCCATTCAGGCCCTTTTTCCCGCCTTGACCTGTGTGGTGCAGGCCAGCTTGCGCACAGCCGCCCTGCCTCGCTCTCATGGGATTGTCGGCAACGGATTTTTCTTCCGGGAAGAGTGGAAGCCGCTCTTCTGGGAACAAAGCAGCCGGTTGATCCAGGGACCCAGAATCTGGGAGGGTTTCCGTTCACGGGGGGGAAAAGTGGCCCTGATGTTCATCCAGCAATCCCTTGGGCCAGACAGTGACCTTTTTCTCTCCCCTGCCCCTGTTCATAAACATCACGGGGGAATGATCCTTGACTGTATTTCAGAGCCGCCGGAATTAAACCACAGGCTGCGGCAGGCGCTTGGCCGCGTCTTTCCTCTCCACCACTACTGGGGGCCTCTGGCCTCGAAGAAATCCAGCCAGTGGATCACCCGTGCGCTTATGGCGGTTATGGAAGGGGAATCGCCTGACTTTCTCTATGCTTATCTGCCGCACCTTGATTATGCCCTGCAAAAATATGGACCCACGGCCCAGGAAAGCAGGAAAGCCTTTCATGAGCTCGACTCACTGCTTGGCAGCCTTCTTCCCGCAGCCCGGAAGGGAAAATACCGGGTCATTCTGTTTGGAGATTATCCTATTCTCGAAGCCCGGGGAGTCGTTTTTCCCAATAAGGCCCTGCGGAAGGCCGGTTTCTTCAAAACCCGCGATATCGGAGGAAGGCTGTATCCGAATTACCATACCAGTGCAGCCTTCGGGATCGCGGACCATCAGATAGCCCATATCCAGCTCTTTGAGCCGGGAAAACTTCAAGAGGTCAGAGACGTGCTGGAGAAGCTCCCCGGAGTGGACAAGGTCCTCGACCGGACAGCCATGGCCGAGGTCGGTCTGGACCATCCACGGAGCGGAGAACTGGTCCTTGTGGCCAGCCCAGGATACTGGTTTGATTATCGATGGTGGGATGAACGCAAAGAAGCCCCTGACTTTGCGGGCCATGTGGATATCCATAATAAACCTGGGTATGACCCCTGCGAGCTGTTCTGGGGCTGGCCCCCTCCTTCGATATCTCAGAATCCTTCCCGGATCAAGGGAACTCATGGCCGTGTGGATCACCACGAACCGGTTTTTTACGCAACGGACCTGGAGCTGCCGCACGAGCCTGGAAGCATCATCGAACTGGCTGAAAGCATCAGGGAATTACTTGACAGCAGATAAGTAAGGTTGAAAAAATGACGAAGAAAATCAAACAAAAAATAACCGTCGAGTTTAACTACGACATCTGCTTTACCCGCAATCTGTTTGCTCCGGAGAACCAGGTGCTTGAGGAAATGCTGGGGCAAGCTCAGGCCAGGATACTGGTTTTCCTGGACTCCGGGGTA carries:
- a CDS encoding TatD family hydrolase, producing MSMLMNTLIEPHIHMYSRTTDDYQAMHAAGIRVVVEPSFWLGCDRRYAGTFFDYFRLILEFETLRAARYGIDHYACISVNPKEAENRGLVDEVLAGIGEYFDHPRCVGIGEIGLNNLTENEIYAFRRQLLMAEERKLPVVIHLPHFRKPEGARIIVDIIRAEGVDQKRIEIDHNTEETMPITRKTECFTGLTVYPYSKLNPERVSGIVREYGAERMIIDGSADWGVSDPLALPKTIEYLRRDGHAEESLRLLFHDNADQFYGQTPRWKPDYHIEPVPVSEYQRQP
- a CDS encoding nucleotide pyrophosphatase/phosphodiesterase family protein encodes the protein MPEKILLVQVAACGYNFLMHNTGGRELYHHLAVKPIQALFPALTCVVQASLRTAALPRSHGIVGNGFFFREEWKPLFWEQSSRLIQGPRIWEGFRSRGGKVALMFIQQSLGPDSDLFLSPAPVHKHHGGMILDCISEPPELNHRLRQALGRVFPLHHYWGPLASKKSSQWITRALMAVMEGESPDFLYAYLPHLDYALQKYGPTAQESRKAFHELDSLLGSLLPAARKGKYRVILFGDYPILEARGVVFPNKALRKAGFFKTRDIGGRLYPNYHTSAAFGIADHQIAHIQLFEPGKLQEVRDVLEKLPGVDKVLDRTAMAEVGLDHPRSGELVLVASPGYWFDYRWWDERKEAPDFAGHVDIHNKPGYDPCELFWGWPPPSISQNPSRIKGTHGRVDHHEPVFYATDLELPHEPGSIIELAESIRELLDSR
- a CDS encoding UbiA family prenyltransferase gives rise to the protein MSSNNGILQDKPANRREVFHGFLELIRLPNLLTVPGDILAGFTLAGVSPGNLPCIVPVLLISLFLYTCGLILNDYVDRETDRAERPGRPIPSGRVQPGTALTIALVLLVLAIFLSLITGRENVPLIGCAASSFHPGFSLIGITGGLAALILLYNCCVRTIPLAGFGVMGLCRGANLLLGASIGARPFTAAVFIGAGLEASYIAAVSAIAHQETRGGTVHGARRFLPLAPVIALASLGMFSRFSFLKMGVILFTAGWTWHTLWFGSWNGRSIPTKVGQLIRNIILIQSGLLVLTMDRSPEQSHFILIALPFLMLFFIFSLWAGQRFYGS